In the Oncorhynchus nerka isolate Pitt River linkage group LG2, Oner_Uvic_2.0, whole genome shotgun sequence genome, one interval contains:
- the LOC115125142 gene encoding chromosome alignment-maintaining phosphoprotein 1-like isoform X2 → MEAVMEVKKSETAMAGFEESTEATIGVKESISAAMDVKESMSAMMEVNESESKEAVVDIKESQGAVMELKRQSSSSGSQGRDRDRESDSYLQHLQCPHCLLQCKSHCNYLIHIAKIHPSRLDDTPVGRLGNAIFYQRTARLFHCSVCFHTAREFPRLYDHLLTCHCLSGKGQGEEGEGDERRGEGGEEPEGISVDVLSKDSSHPLSEPKAEEEDEDKGGAKKEESRKRGLEEMEEGEDNEEDSRSAGSPMKRNRSSTAGSEEDDRDEEEEELQTNNNKKSDKHKKQEEAFLTKYIQRHGGRYNCRLCGKRSKMKGHAIYHVSYKHDVPKPYCCKECSKAFILEYSLLNHIYHNHRQGMYRCLFCPFSSDVVWGIKRHGNCCNARSGEEGEGSNGEE, encoded by the coding sequence ATGGAAGCCGTGATGGAGGTTAAGAAGTCAGAGACAGCCATGGCGGGTTTTGAGGAGTCAACGGAAGCCACAATAGGCGTTAAGGAGTCAATTTCAGCCGCAATGGACGTGAAGGAGTCCATGTCAGCCATGATGGAAGTTAATGAGTCAGAGTCAAAAGAAGCCGTTGTGGACATTAAGGAGTCACAGGGAGCTGTTATGGAACTCAAGAGGCAGTCTTCCTCCTCTGGCAGCCAGGGGCGGGACAGAGACCGGGAGTCGGACAGCTATCTCCAGCACCTCCAGTGTCCCCACTGTCTGCTCCAGTGTAAGAGCCACTGCAACTACCTCATCCACATCGCTAAGATCCATCCAAGCCGCCTGGATGACACGCCTGTGGGTCGCCTGGGCAACGCCATCTTCTACCAGCGCACGGCACGGCTGTTCCACTGCAGCGTGTGTTTCCACACGGCCAGGGAGTTCCCTCGCCTCTACGACCACCTGCTCACCTGCCACTGCCTCTCTGGGAAGGgccagggtgaggagggagaaggggatgagcgtaggggggaggggggagaagaacCGGAaggtatcagtgtagatgtgcttTCAAAAGACAGTAGTCATCCTCTCAGTGAGCCCAAggcagaagaggaggatgaggacaaAGGAGGAGCGAAGAAAGAGGAAAGTAGGaaaagaggactagaggagatggaggaaggCGAGGATAACGAAGAGGACTCCCGCTCAGCCGGCAGCCCCATGAAACGAAATAGAAGCTCTACGGCAGGCAGTGAGGAAGATGATCgtgatgaagaggaagaggagctacagaccaacaacaacaaaaaaagtgacAAACACAAAAAGCAGGAAGAGGCCTTCCTGACCAAATATATCCAGCGCCATGGGGGTCGCTACAACTGTCGCCTGTGTGGCAAGCGCTCCAAGATGAAGGGCCATGCCATCTACCACGTGAGCTACAAGCACGACGTGCCCAAACCTTACTGCTGTAAAGAGTGTAGCAAGGCCTTCATACTAGAGTATTCGCTACTCAACCATATCTACCACAACCACAGACAGGGCATGTACCGCTGCCTCTTCTGCCCCTTCAGCTCTGACGTGGTGTGGGGCATAAAACGCCATGGCAACTGCTGCAATGCCCGAagcggggaggagggggagggcagCAATGGAGAAGAGTGA
- the LOC115125142 gene encoding chromosome alignment-maintaining phosphoprotein 1-like isoform X1, with translation MDYSVIQNSREPKRELQSMEAVMEVKKSETAMAGFEESTEATIGVKESISAAMDVKESMSAMMEVNESESKEAVVDIKESQGAVMELKRQSSSSGSQGRDRDRESDSYLQHLQCPHCLLQCKSHCNYLIHIAKIHPSRLDDTPVGRLGNAIFYQRTARLFHCSVCFHTAREFPRLYDHLLTCHCLSGKGQGEEGEGDERRGEGGEEPEGISVDVLSKDSSHPLSEPKAEEEDEDKGGAKKEESRKRGLEEMEEGEDNEEDSRSAGSPMKRNRSSTAGSEEDDRDEEEEELQTNNNKKSDKHKKQEEAFLTKYIQRHGGRYNCRLCGKRSKMKGHAIYHVSYKHDVPKPYCCKECSKAFILEYSLLNHIYHNHRQGMYRCLFCPFSSDVVWGIKRHGNCCNARSGEEGEGSNGEE, from the exons ATGGATTATTCTGTTATCCAGAACAGCAGGGAGCCGAAACG TGAGCTCCAGTCAATGGAAGCCGTGATGGAGGTTAAGAAGTCAGAGACAGCCATGGCGGGTTTTGAGGAGTCAACGGAAGCCACAATAGGCGTTAAGGAGTCAATTTCAGCCGCAATGGACGTGAAGGAGTCCATGTCAGCCATGATGGAAGTTAATGAGTCAGAGTCAAAAGAAGCCGTTGTGGACATTAAGGAGTCACAGGGAGCTGTTATGGAACTCAAGAGGCAGTCTTCCTCCTCTGGCAGCCAGGGGCGGGACAGAGACCGGGAGTCGGACAGCTATCTCCAGCACCTCCAGTGTCCCCACTGTCTGCTCCAGTGTAAGAGCCACTGCAACTACCTCATCCACATCGCTAAGATCCATCCAAGCCGCCTGGATGACACGCCTGTGGGTCGCCTGGGCAACGCCATCTTCTACCAGCGCACGGCACGGCTGTTCCACTGCAGCGTGTGTTTCCACACGGCCAGGGAGTTCCCTCGCCTCTACGACCACCTGCTCACCTGCCACTGCCTCTCTGGGAAGGgccagggtgaggagggagaaggggatgagcgtaggggggaggggggagaagaacCGGAaggtatcagtgtagatgtgcttTCAAAAGACAGTAGTCATCCTCTCAGTGAGCCCAAggcagaagaggaggatgaggacaaAGGAGGAGCGAAGAAAGAGGAAAGTAGGaaaagaggactagaggagatggaggaaggCGAGGATAACGAAGAGGACTCCCGCTCAGCCGGCAGCCCCATGAAACGAAATAGAAGCTCTACGGCAGGCAGTGAGGAAGATGATCgtgatgaagaggaagaggagctacagaccaacaacaacaaaaaaagtgacAAACACAAAAAGCAGGAAGAGGCCTTCCTGACCAAATATATCCAGCGCCATGGGGGTCGCTACAACTGTCGCCTGTGTGGCAAGCGCTCCAAGATGAAGGGCCATGCCATCTACCACGTGAGCTACAAGCACGACGTGCCCAAACCTTACTGCTGTAAAGAGTGTAGCAAGGCCTTCATACTAGAGTATTCGCTACTCAACCATATCTACCACAACCACAGACAGGGCATGTACCGCTGCCTCTTCTGCCCCTTCAGCTCTGACGTGGTGTGGGGCATAAAACGCCATGGCAACTGCTGCAATGCCCGAagcggggaggagggggagggcagCAATGGAGAAGAGTGA